The DNA segment CATGACCGGCACCAGGGTCTGCACGCCCGGCATGCCGGACGGGCTTTCCGGGTAGGGATTGGCCTTTTCGGCCAAAGTGTGGGGGGCGTGATCGGACCCTAGGCAGTCCACGAGACCCTGGTTCACGGCGGCCCAGAGAGCCTCGCGGTGGCGGGCGTCGCGGATCGGCGGGTTCATCTGGGCGCGGGTCCCCAGGCGCTCGTAAGCCTCGGGCGCCGCCAAGGTGAGGTGCTGCGGGGTGACTTCGACTGTGGCGATGTCGCGGAAACCGGGCAGCAGAGCCATTTCTTCGGCCGTAGTGACGTGCAGGACGTGTACACGGCGCTTCAGTCCCTTGGCCAATGACAACAGGCGTTGCGTGGCGCGCAGGGCGGTTTCCACATCGCGCCATTCGGGATGGCGGGCCACCGGAGCGCCGCCTTCAACCAGGGCGCGGCGTTCCTTGAGCCGCGCCTCGTCCTCGGCATGGACCGCCATGCGCCGGCCGCCCTGGGCCAGGACCTGGGCCAAGGTGGCGTCGTCCTCGACCAGCAGGGTGCCGGTGGACGAGCCCATGAACAGCTTCACCCCGGCGCAGCCCGGCAGGCGTTCCAGTTCGGGCAGTTCCTCCAGGTTCTCGCGGGTGGCGCCCACGTAGAAGGCGATGTCGCACCAGACCCGATCCTTGGCGCGCCGGCATTTTTCGGCCAGGTCGCCAGCGGTCACGGTGTTGGGCTTGGTGTTGGGCATGTCGAAGACCGCCGTCACGCCGCCCATTGCGGCGGCCGCGGTCCCGGTGCCCAGGTCTTCCTTGTGCTCCATGCCGGGTTCGCGGAAATGCACTTGGCTGTCGATGACACCCGGCAGTACATGCAGGCCGGCGGCCTCGAAAACCTCGCTGGCCTCCGCCCGCCCCAGGTCGCCCAAAGCGGCGATGCGCCCGTTCCGGACGCCGACGTCGCAGACCGCCAGACCCGATGGCGTGGCACAGGTCCCGCGCTTGAGGATGAGGTCGAACCGGTCGATCATGCCCGGTCACCATACAGGATTCGACGGAGACAAAAAAGGGCACGGATTCCCACTGCGAATCTGATAAAATGGACGTCTTCGGGATATTGAGCAGGACG comes from the Magnetospirillum sp. WYHS-4 genome and includes:
- a CDS encoding dihydroorotase, which produces MIDRFDLILKRGTCATPSGLAVCDVGVRNGRIAALGDLGRAEASEVFEAAGLHVLPGVIDSQVHFREPGMEHKEDLGTGTAAAAMGGVTAVFDMPNTKPNTVTAGDLAEKCRRAKDRVWCDIAFYVGATRENLEELPELERLPGCAGVKLFMGSSTGTLLVEDDATLAQVLAQGGRRMAVHAEDEARLKERRALVEGGAPVARHPEWRDVETALRATQRLLSLAKGLKRRVHVLHVTTAEEMALLPGFRDIATVEVTPQHLTLAAPEAYERLGTRAQMNPPIRDARHREALWAAVNQGLVDCLGSDHAPHTLAEKANPYPESPSGMPGVQTLVPVMLTHVAAGRLSLERFVDLTSAGPARIFGIAGKGRLALGFDADFTVVDLAARRTITDRWSLSRCGWTPFDGFEAIGWPVATLLRGQFIMREDELLGRPSGTAIKFLEAL